CATACCTGGCTGACCTCCACGGCAGTGATCTGTCCCTATGGTCAGATCTTTGAGGCCGATCTCTAAATCTTCAGATACTGGTACTCCCGGCAGCATATCTTTAACCTGGGACTTCATCAAATAAAATGTAGAATATTATCAGTACAACATCACAAATAACATAATTTGCATTGATATATCTAAAACACTTGCCTTCTCTTGTGAGCTGCCATCATCTCCGTTTGGCATAATTTCATCGTCAAATCCACTTGGGTGGTTGTCCGTAGGCATGTCAATTGGAAAAGCTGAATCTGTTGTTGGAATCTCTCCTGAATTGACATCATTGCCCATGGCATTACTCTCTTCAGCCATTTGAGATTGCAACTTCCCATCTAAACTAAAGCTGTTTCCATCATTTCTCAGAGTGGGATCATCATTGGCACATGAGCCCCTTTTTTCAAGCTGACCAGTGCCAACAGTAGGTGAAATATCTTGTTTGTCCTTGCCTTGAACAGAAAAAGAATGTACAGTATATGGTATATCAGCATCAAGAGGCATGGAGAATGGATCTGTCGGTGGATCTATTTGCAAAATACGCTTTTTCAACATAGACATTGATGCAAATGGACTTCTTGGCGGAGTGGGTGAAACCTGTGGGCAGCTGAAGCTTTCGGCCTTTCTTCGGTTCTTTGATGGTGTTTTCTCATTAGCTATTAGTCTTATCCCTTGCTGCAGTTCTGACAGTGCTTTTCTTGGCCTCGACAATGCTTCCTCTGATGCCTTAATATCATTTCTTTTGACACTCTCAAAGTCAGGCAGCGATATTTTGTTTAGGGTGACTGGTTTGACATGTAAGCGCTCCTGCAGTAAACTAACTGTTTCACCGCCATCTAGATCTCTACAAGTAGACAGCAATTCATCCAAAAGTATGTTGACTCTGTTCTCTGTCTCCACTATAGAACCTGATCACAGAAAATAGTTAACAGATCAggatgcaagaaacaaaatccaaTTATCCACATAAAGAAACAAACTAGATGCTTCTAGAGTTGGACCTTTTTCTCCAGTGACAACTAAAACTTCGCCATTAGCCATTTCTGCCTCCTGTGATTCACCAGGCTGGACATCTGCATTTTGCTGTGAACTATCACTGGATGCCACATCAAGTGTTGTCTTGGAAGGACTAAGAATTTTGGTATTGGACATTTCTTCTTGTGACAATAATACATCATCACCAGCAAGTGTTGGATAAAGATGCTTATAATTAACCGTTTTCCTGATCAAAGACAAGACAATGCAACTAGTCATAATAAATAAACTTCAATTTTCATGAAGTCAGCAGTATCGAGTATGCATGTGGGCAGATGTCGATGAAGGAATCACAACAGTCTTAAATTGACTTTGGATCAATTACACGATGTTGTGGGCACATGCATCCCATGATATCTGCAACTTGTTAAGAAGAATATCATGGTGCAGACTGCAGAGACATCAAATCCATACATGGCATGCAAATGATTCAGACATTCATCTGTCAATATCCTCCATGGATAGGTGAAACCACagaaatcacacaaattccatccTATCTAATGATCAGATCAGTAGCTCACTACGGACTGTacaaaaaaactgaaaaatggtCCACGTTCAATGGGTAGAACGAAAAACAACATCCACAAATCAAATAGTTAGCATTATCCAATCAGCACAATTTCCAGGTTATGCCCCACCTATAAAGAGGGCATCAAAGGAAAGCCCTGGATCACCGCACAGACCACTCGCATGTTTATGGCTTTGCACGTACCATGAAATGTGTACTTGGAACGTCAgtcatctttatttattttttcatatttttcgaAATAGTTTCAATTGTTGCATATTAGTAACAGAACTGCAAATAGATATGCAATCTCAAAAATACCCAAGAATTCCCGGTCGACGACGCCGTGCCTTTGTGTCTTTAGGATGTTGAACTGGATCGACCAAAGTCTCTCCCCTTGATTTCCTCAACTCCTTCTCAGCATCTATAACCCAATCATTagaaacaataaaaattaaagacAAACAAACTTAAGAGGTGGGTGGGAGACAAAGAACTGAGGTTACTTTCAAGCCTTTCATAAGCCGCAAAGAATTCATCTGGATCTTGCAGATGATCAATGCTCAAACTTGCATCTAGAAGTGGAACAGGCTCACTGTAGCATTGACAATATCAAAGAGTTCTTTAGAAtaccttttttcttcttccaatCCAAATATATGTAAAGATATTATAATGATATTCACATCAATATCATACTACAAATCAATCGGTTACCTTTGACTGAGCTTAAAAGAAAATTGAGCCCGTCTACGACCTAATGCTGGTCTCCGCTTTTGGGgattttccataccattttcaGCCACTGATCTATTTTCATCTTCAGAAGGCAGCTGACTTGGATGCTCAAACTTCGGAAGTTCTGAACTGCCACTTAAAATTGCATTTGCTTGTTCTAGAAACATTGAAGGGTCTTTTAAATCCTGGGTTTACACAAATGTATACATTTTGTCATTTCTTCCATAATGACATGGCTTCTGAAAGAGCCAAAGCAATTGAGTACTAAGAAACAATTCGCATATTTCAATGGCCTTGAGCAcatgttttcagtttttttttttcagttttcgcATACAATATTTCagttatgaaattttattttatttttttttaagtgttCTTAGAAAGAATGGGACGTTACCAAAAGCTCCTGACTTGGACTTTGCATCATGGTTACAGAACACTCCAATTTATGAGAAATATCAAGAATAATTCGCAAACTCATAAATAATACCCCGATGTTTGCAAAATGAGAGATGTTGCATGCAGGCACTGTGTGTGGACTTTTAGACATACATCCCTGTCTTCTAGCCAACATGTGACTtgagccatgcaaaaggtggccACACCAACAAGATTGCCTGAGGgggcaaaaatcaggctggtccactcattgaGCAGGGCATGCCATTCTAAATCAATGTACAGTCAATCGTCTGACTCACCACACTGAAATTTCCCTaatttttgccattttttttccaaatatttCAGAATCACAAATAATTCCCACACTGAAATTTTCCAAATTCAAAACTTTGTAACAAGATATGTTTGCCCAAAATACCAAAGAAAGTGTGACCATGAGACATTCTTGcacttaaaattatctttaaatatTTTGTACATGCTGCTTTTTACAAGCTGTGAGAGGGTGAACACATTTGGGGGGTGGGGGTGAGACTTCTGTGTAAATACTTTTAATGGAAAGTAAAGCATCTTTCCACTTCTCAAATTGAGATCTGGGACGAGAAATTCAAGGTAGAGATGAAGAATCCGTGAAATCCAAGATTGAGGCTCAAATTTCAATCTGAGAAATCAAGCATTATCACGAGAAGGAAGATGAAAGGATGGAGAGAGGTGGAAGTACCCTGGATCTGAGCATAGTATCAATGGAATCGGAATCCGTGGCTGTCTGCAACGGAAGCCCCTCGACAGCAAAGGTTCGAAGAAGCGGGAAGAAATTGCGCCCGAAGGGATCGTTTTCCAGATCGTCGCCTTCATCCACCACCATTGTTCGTGGCGATTTCGCTGCAGCAGCAGAGAGGCGCTCTTGTGATGAAAACCTacggtagagagagagagagagagaggcgttcTGTTgatcaaaccctaggagagagaggcgCTCCGGTGCTAAaaccctgagagagagagagagagagagagagagagattttgaaaaGGGGGCAAAAGGGGGGTGGGCGGGAGAGCGAAAATCCAACCAGGCGAAGCCAAATAGGCAAGcgaggttttcagtttgtacaagtggcccCATGGtttgttgatccagaccatttgcgtagtggggcccgttgtggatgGCCCATTTCAAAAAGATCCATGTGATCCTGCAgctttagggaatgagcccaaaaatgaggcagatcaaaatctcaggttggaccacattataggaaacagtggtgatcaaatgaccaccattaaaa
This region of Magnolia sinica isolate HGM2019 chromosome 1, MsV1, whole genome shotgun sequence genomic DNA includes:
- the LOC131255010 gene encoding centromere protein C isoform X3; the encoded protein is MVVDEGDDLENDPFGRNFFPLLRTFAVEGLPLQTATDSDSIDTMLRSRDLKDPSMFLEQANAILSGSSELPKFEHPSQLPSEDENRSVAENGMENPQKRRPALGRRRAQFSFKLSQSEPVPLLDASLSIDHLQDPDEFFAAYERLENAEKELRKSRGETLVDPVQHPKDTKARRRRPGILGKTVNYKHLYPTLAGDDVLLSQEEMSNTKILSPSKTTLDVASSDSSQQNADVQPGESQEAEMANGEVLVVTGEKGSIVETENRVNILLDELLSTCRDLDGGETVSLLQERLHVKPVTLNKISLPDFESVKRNDIKASEEALSRPRKALSELQQGIRLIANEKTPSKNRRKAESFSCPQVSPTPPRSPFASMSMLKKRILQIDPPTDPFSMPLDADIPYTVHSFSVQGKDKQDISPTVGTGQLEKRGSCANDDPTLRNDGNSFSLDGKLQSQMAEESNAMGNDVNSGEIPTTDSAFPIDMPTDNHPSGFDDEIMPNGDDGSSQEKSQVKDMLPGVPVSEDLEIGLKDLTIGTDHCRGGQPGACFQMDGCSESPTNLPGQHNKDLQVPSQISPSKRKKKSSPQKQTKRARLCRQSLAGAGTKFEAGVRRSTRIRSRPLEHWRGERLLYGRIHDSLPTVIGVKYSSPGKVERESVLKVKSFVSEEYADLVELAALH
- the LOC131255010 gene encoding centromere protein C isoform X1; amino-acid sequence: MVVDEGDDLENDPFGRNFFPLLRTFAVEGLPLQTATDSDSIDTMLRSRDLKDPSMFLEQANAILSGSSELPKFEHPSQLPSEDENRSVAENGMENPQKRRPALGRRRAQFSFKLSQSEPVPLLDASLSIDHLQDPDEFFAAYERLENAEKELRKSRGETLVDPVQHPKDTKARRRRPGILGKTVNYKHLYPTLAGDDVLLSQEEMSNTKILSPSKTTLDVASSDSSQQNADVQPGESQEAEMANGEVLVVTGEKGSIVETENRVNILLDELLSTCRDLDGGETVSLLQERLHVKPVTLNKISLPDFESVKRNDIKASEEALSRPRKALSELQQGIRLIANEKTPSKNRRKAESFSCPQVSPTPPRSPFASMSMLKKRILQIDPPTDPFSMPLDADIPYTVHSFSVQGKDKQDISPTVGTGQLEKRGSCANDDPTLRNDGNSFSLDGKLQSQMAEESNAMGNDVNSGEIPTTDSAFPIDMPTDNHPSGFDDEIMPNGDDGSSQEKSQVKDMLPGVPVSEDLEIGLKDLTIGTDHCRGGQPEQSIATAGACFQMDGCSESPTNLPGQHNKDLQVPSQISPSKRKKKSSPQKQTKRARLCRQSLAGAGTKFEAGVRRSTRIRSRPLEHWRGERLLYGRIHDSLPTVIGVKYSSPGKVERESVLKVKSFVSEEYADLVELAALH
- the LOC131255010 gene encoding centromere protein C isoform X4, with protein sequence MVVDEGDDLENDPFGRNFFPLLRTFAVEGLPLQTATDSDSIDTMLRSRDLKDPSMFLEQANAILSGSSELPKFEHPSQLPSEDENRSVAENGMENPQKRRPALGRRRAQFSFKLSQSEPVPLLDASLSIDHLQDPDEFFAAYERLENAEKELRKSRGETLVDPVQHPKDTKARRRRPGILGKTVNYKHLYPTLAGDDVLLSQEEMSNTKILSPSKTTLDVASSDSSQQNADVQPGESQEAEMANGEVLVVTGEKGSIVETENRVNILLDELLSTCRDLDGGETVSLLQERLHVKPVTLNKISLPDFESVKRNDIKASEEALSRPRKALSELQQGIRLIANEKTPSKNRRKAESFSCPQVSPTPPRSPFASMSMLKKRILQIDPPTDPFSMPLDADIPYTVHSFSVQGKDKQDISPTVGTGQLEKRGSCANDDPTLRNDGNSFSLDGKLQSQMAEESNAMGNDVNSGEIPTTDSAFPIDMPTDNHPSGFDDEIMPNGDDGSSQEKVKDMLPGVPVSEDLEIGLKDLTIGTDHCRGGQPGACFQMDGCSESPTNLPGQHNKDLQVPSQISPSKRKKKSSPQKQTKRARLCRQSLAGAGTKFEAGVRRSTRIRSRPLEHWRGERLLYGRIHDSLPTVIGVKYSSPGKVERESVLKVKSFVSEEYADLVELAALH
- the LOC131255010 gene encoding centromere protein C isoform X2; translation: MVVDEGDDLENDPFGRNFFPLLRTFAVEGLPLQTATDSDSIDTMLRSRDLKDPSMFLEQANAILSGSSELPKFEHPSQLPSEDENRSVAENGMENPQKRRPALGRRRAQFSFKLSQSEPVPLLDASLSIDHLQDPDEFFAAYERLENAEKELRKSRGETLVDPVQHPKDTKARRRRPGILGKTVNYKHLYPTLAGDDVLLSQEEMSNTKILSPSKTTLDVASSDSSQQNADVQPGESQEAEMANGEVLVVTGEKGSIVETENRVNILLDELLSTCRDLDGGETVSLLQERLHVKPVTLNKISLPDFESVKRNDIKASEEALSRPRKALSELQQGIRLIANEKTPSKNRRKAESFSCPQVSPTPPRSPFASMSMLKKRILQIDPPTDPFSMPLDADIPYTVHSFSVQGKDKQDISPTVGTGQLEKRGSCANDDPTLRNDGNSFSLDGKLQSQMAEESNAMGNDVNSGEIPTTDSAFPIDMPTDNHPSGFDDEIMPNGDDGSSQEKVKDMLPGVPVSEDLEIGLKDLTIGTDHCRGGQPEQSIATAGACFQMDGCSESPTNLPGQHNKDLQVPSQISPSKRKKKSSPQKQTKRARLCRQSLAGAGTKFEAGVRRSTRIRSRPLEHWRGERLLYGRIHDSLPTVIGVKYSSPGKVERESVLKVKSFVSEEYADLVELAALH